The genomic window GTTAAGACTACTCTTTTAGGTTTTATTCAGGCAAATGCTCACTGAACCTAAAATACTTTAGGGGACTCTGATGGGAGGTTCCTTTGAACGCTGGTTGGTTTTGTCCTTGTTTTTAAAGAGAACTCAACACAGCAACTGTGTGCTTATGATAGTTCTACAAACGtgttcacttttctttccatctATTTGTATAACATGTACAATCCTTGGGGAAGAGCATGTACAAAAATGTCTTCTAAGTAATCCCTTTACAAGGTAAACAGACTGCTAGGGGTTCAACTTATGTTGAGAAGTAAAATTACAGCATCACATAGGTATTATTACATTACTCTGAAGAATGCATGAACTGCCAGATCACATTTTCTAACCtgaaaattaaacttctttcacTGATAGTCATGATCAGTGCCAGCTTTCAGGACGCTGTGAAACTGCTGGTGGCCACAGCTACTTAGCTGTGATGCCACGGGGGATTACTGACTTGGTGCTTTTCTAATATAGAAACAAACTCAACATAGAGTCAAAGTGCTGTCTTGTGAATCTCTGCTCATTTCCTGGACACCTTCCGTTTCCTAAAGCAGACCCCTGCCCCATTGGCATGGGAAGGTGAGCCAGGCCAGCCATCCGCTTCTGCTTCTCCCTCATAGGCTCTTTCTTTGGTCCATCTGGGGGCACAAGCTCCTGGGTCATCTTGGCTGGCTTTTCTGTGATTTGCAGAAACCTGAAAACCATCACATAATTTGGCTTTGGAATATGATTAAAATTATGCAGGGACAAATGACTGAAAGGACACAGGGCTGGTGTGGGTCAGACCCACACATCTGGGGCCAGCCTTGGACAAGCCCTTTTTGGGGAATTTGAACTTTAAAAACTTGGTTAACATGAGATTCATGTCAGTCTAAGGAGACCAGGGATGGCATGTCCACCTAATGTCCTTGTACTGGGGGTTCAGTCTGAACCCACTTGTATAACCTGTTACCTGTGTGTTGTATGGAGATTCTTTGTAGGTACCACATGGCAAACACCTGCAACACAAATTCTGTGTAACATAGAGATGTATGAATATACAAGCATCCATTCTACGCACAGGAAATGTAGTGTAAAATCATCAAAACACCATTCAGAGGCACATGGAGAATCACACAGCATTGTGCGGCCCATGACCTTCCCTCTCTGTGAACAACAGGGAGGGTGTCTAGGATGCAGCAGAAGGCAGTGGATGATGTCAGCAGCTTAGTACATCTGAAAGACTCTGGAGCCCAAAGTGGACAAGGCACGTTGTTTACACTGAAACGGTGTAGTGATTCCTTGGGCCCCCTCTGTAAGAGACATGCACACTGGGCAGGCTGTTGGTCAAAGTAAGGTAGCTCTCCCGAGTCACAGCTCTCGAGGGTCCCCTGTGGAAGCGATGCATGCAATAAATAAGAACACAGCCGCAGAGCAGGGCGCATGGAGACGATCAGTTGCAGAAGATCCCATTCTGAAGTGCTGCATTCTTGTCCATGATGCAGGATGAGGGGGCTGTGTGGGGCAGGTCTTCCTTGACCTTCGGAGAGTGGCTGCTATTGTTGCTGCTGCTTGATTTACTTCTGCTTGGGTCGAGCGCAGGCTGGATGGGTGAGGCGCGGGCCCCCCGTCCCCTGACCAGGCAGTTGCAGACCAGACGGAAGAAGGCCCGCCGCATCTCCTTGCTGGCCAGCGTGTAGATGACCGGGTTCATGGCCGAGTTGAGCACAGCCAACACGATGAACCACTGAGCCTTGAAGAGGACGGGGCACGCCTGCACCCTGCAGGCCACATCAATGAGGAAGAGGATGAAGAGTGGGGACCAGCAGGCGATGAACACGCTCACCACAATCACCACGGTCCGCAGCAGTGCCATGGACCGCTCCGAGTTGTTGTGGTTGGCCACCTTACGGCTGCTGGACTTCACCAGGAAGTAGATACGTGCGTAGAGGATCACGATAGTCACCAGGATGGCCGTGAAGATGCTGATGCAGAAGGCGATGTACTTCTTGGAGTAGAGGGGCAGGATGGTAGAGCAGTCAGGGAGATTGTGCAGGCAGTTCCAGCCCAAAATGGGCAGGGCGCCCAGCGTGAAGGCAATGAGCCAGCACATCCCGATCAGGAGGAAGACGCGGTGCTTCTTGTTGGCGTCGTAAGGCCTCATTTTGATCATCGTCAAGTGCCGCTCGATGGCGATGGCCAGTAAGCTGCAGGTGGACGCCCCGAGGGCCACGAACATACTGCCCTCCCTGAGGAACCAGACCGTGGGAGACAGGCTGAACGTCTTCTTGCCGGACATCAGAATGTTGACCTTGTAAGCGATGCCGGCCAGCAGGTCGCAGAGAGCCAGGTTGCCAATGAAAAAGTACATGCGGTTGTGAAATTTATTGTTTTTCCAGATGGCAATTAAAACCATCAGGTTCTCCAAGACGATGAAGCTGCAGATGACCAAGAAGAGCACGGTGGTGAGCATGCTGCCCTCGGAGGCCTCCTTCAGCCTGCCCGCCAGCTTCCCCACGTACTGGTAATGCTCCCGCAGGGTCTCGTTCCCCCGCGCAGGCTGGAGACGCGGCGGGAGGGCAGTTGCCATGACTTGGCATTCACAGACGATTAGCTCCAAAATCCACGAGAGGGCGCCCCAGGAACATTCATTTCAAAGGGAAGCGGGGCTGAGGTTCTGGATTCATTCAGCAAGGCGTGCAGGCCAGACTCCAGCGAGGGCGTTGAAAAACGGCTCCTGCCAACAGATAAAAAGAGGGAGCGACCATTGATAAAACGATCGCCGCCTACGGGGCCACGGCAACGCTGTTGGAGAAAGGCATGGAAAACGTGGAAGTACTGGGATAGCTCGCCACGTCAGGCTGCAGAGAGGGTCTTTAGACACAGGCTAAATTCCTAAGTGATTGGGGGAGACCATGGGAAGCGATTTGGTGTCTGGAGTTGCCAGGAAGGGAAATTCAGTGCATGAATTATTGAATCCTGTAACAAAGACACACAGACCCAAATACAGCTTCCATCTGGAAATCTCCAGGCACTAGAAAATGCTAACTAGTCCTCATCTAGGGCATGGGAGCTGGTGACCCAttatcccagttactcagggaaAAGCAGGATTTTCTCAGGACCAAAAAGCAGGATGGAATCTGAATGATGCCGGCTCAATTTCTAAGACCTCCCTGGTGAGTTTCACAGTGACATCGTGGGAAGCTCCCGCACTTCCCAGATGGCGTCCCCTGGATCCAGGCCCAGAAATCAGGTCTGAATGGGCTGTAGGTCGGCCTGGCAGAGAGCTCTGACGCCTGACCATGCGGCCATCAAGGGACCAACAGTGCATGTCTGGGCAGTGCCCATGCAG from Pongo abelii isolate AG06213 chromosome 13, NHGRI_mPonAbe1-v2.0_pri, whole genome shotgun sequence includes these protein-coding regions:
- the S1PR3 gene encoding sphingosine 1-phosphate receptor 3 — its product is MATALPPRLQPARGNETLREHYQYVGKLAGRLKEASEGSMLTTVLFLVICSFIVLENLMVLIAIWKNNKFHNRMYFFIGNLALCDLLAGIAYKVNILMSGKKTFSLSPTVWFLREGSMFVALGASTCSLLAIAIERHLTMIKMRPYDANKKHRVFLLIGMCWLIAFTLGALPILGWNCLHNLPDCSTILPLYSKKYIAFCISIFTAILVTIVILYARIYFLVKSSSRKVANHNNSERSMALLRTVVIVVSVFIACWSPLFILFLIDVACRVQACPVLFKAQWFIVLAVLNSAMNPVIYTLASKEMRRAFFRLVCNCLVRGRGARASPIQPALDPSRSKSSSSNNSSHSPKVKEDLPHTAPSSCIMDKNAALQNGIFCN